From one Verrucomicrobiia bacterium genomic stretch:
- a CDS encoding Crp/Fnr family transcriptional regulator: MSPIASLLALTDGYPLRVYPAGHVLLEEGRRGGVLYVLESGTVEILKAGVAISTVSHPGAVFGEVSSLLNQAPMATVRVTAECRFRVIDEPMAFLRAHPDAAMHVAMLLARRLGTVMEYLAELKRKHESRQDHLAMVDEVLASLLNLHARPRRVEGMAPTPGD, translated from the coding sequence GTGTCTCCGATCGCATCGCTTCTGGCACTCACGGATGGGTATCCGTTGCGGGTGTATCCGGCCGGGCATGTGTTGCTGGAGGAGGGGCGGCGGGGGGGGGTGCTGTATGTGCTGGAGTCGGGCACGGTGGAGATTTTGAAGGCGGGTGTGGCGATCAGCACGGTGTCGCATCCGGGGGCGGTGTTTGGGGAGGTGTCGTCGTTGTTGAACCAGGCGCCGATGGCGACGGTGCGGGTGACGGCGGAATGCCGGTTCCGGGTGATTGACGAGCCGATGGCCTTTCTGCGGGCGCATCCGGATGCGGCGATGCATGTGGCGATGCTGCTGGCGCGGCGATTGGGGACGGTGATGGAGTACCTGGCCGAATTGAAGCGGAAGCACGAGAGCCGGCAGGACCACCTGGCGATGGTGGACGAGGTGCTGGCCAGCTTGTTGAACCTGCACGCCCGGCCGCGGCGCGTGGAGGGCATGGCGCCGACTCCCGGGGATTGA
- a CDS encoding Gfo/Idh/MocA family oxidoreductase yields MKRTTGGVHRRHFLRTGILAAATVQIVPSRVLGLGGQTPPSGRLNVAGIGVAGQGGHDLAQFSGENIVALCDVDWRHARGTFRRYPEARRFKDYRVMLDEMKEIDAVVVATPDHLHAPASLAAMERGKHVYCEKPLTHSVWEARRVAEAGRAKGVSTQMGNQGQASEETRRLCELIWGGAIGQVTEAHLWTDRPSRGLFEEYWPQGIDRPKEEPAVPEELDWDLWIGPAPMRPYHPVYAPFRWRGWWDFGTGALGDIGCHSFDPVFRALKLGAPVSVQASSARVNRETYPLASMVTYRFPARGVAPQANNYQVAGLSGVEAGGVAMPPMTLTWYDGGLRPSRPPGLEDDEALGPTGRLIIGTEGFILGRRVYPERRRMEVGTIREWIPRVPQGAYLEWAESCKGGGRAGSHFDWAGPLAETVLLGNIALRVELRDRLTRAAIEWDPAAFRITNLPEANAFLKREYRDGWGV; encoded by the coding sequence ATGAAGAGAACGACTGGCGGAGTCCATCGGCGGCATTTCCTGCGAACCGGTATCCTGGCGGCGGCGACCGTCCAGATTGTGCCCTCACGCGTGCTGGGATTGGGGGGTCAGACGCCGCCGAGCGGGCGCCTGAACGTGGCGGGGATCGGGGTGGCCGGGCAGGGCGGGCACGACCTCGCGCAGTTTTCCGGGGAGAACATCGTGGCCCTGTGCGATGTGGACTGGCGGCATGCGCGGGGGACGTTCCGTCGGTATCCGGAGGCGCGGCGATTCAAGGATTACCGGGTGATGCTCGACGAGATGAAGGAGATCGACGCGGTGGTGGTGGCGACGCCGGATCACCTTCATGCGCCGGCGTCGCTGGCGGCGATGGAGCGGGGCAAGCATGTGTATTGCGAGAAGCCGCTGACGCATTCGGTGTGGGAGGCGCGGCGGGTGGCGGAGGCGGGGCGGGCGAAGGGGGTATCGACGCAGATGGGGAATCAGGGGCAGGCCAGCGAGGAGACGCGGCGGTTGTGCGAGCTGATCTGGGGCGGGGCGATCGGGCAGGTGACCGAGGCGCATCTCTGGACCGACCGTCCGTCGCGGGGATTGTTCGAGGAGTACTGGCCGCAGGGGATCGACCGGCCGAAGGAGGAGCCGGCGGTGCCGGAGGAACTGGATTGGGACCTGTGGATCGGGCCGGCGCCGATGCGGCCGTACCATCCGGTTTATGCGCCGTTTCGGTGGCGCGGCTGGTGGGATTTCGGGACGGGCGCGCTGGGGGACATTGGATGTCATTCGTTCGACCCGGTGTTTCGGGCGCTCAAGCTGGGGGCGCCGGTGTCGGTGCAGGCGAGTTCGGCGCGGGTGAACAGGGAGACGTACCCGCTGGCGTCGATGGTGACCTACCGGTTTCCGGCGCGGGGGGTGGCACCGCAGGCGAACAATTATCAGGTGGCAGGGCTTTCCGGTGTGGAGGCGGGCGGGGTGGCGATGCCGCCCATGACGTTGACCTGGTACGATGGGGGCCTGCGTCCGTCGCGTCCGCCGGGACTGGAGGATGACGAGGCGCTGGGGCCGACCGGGCGGCTGATCATCGGGACGGAGGGATTCATTCTTGGCAGGCGGGTTTATCCAGAGCGGCGGCGGATGGAGGTGGGGACGATTCGGGAGTGGATTCCGCGGGTGCCCCAGGGCGCCTACCTGGAGTGGGCGGAGAGCTGCAAGGGCGGAGGCAGGGCGGGTTCGCACTTCGACTGGGCGGGGCCTTTGGCCGAGACCGTGCTGCTGGGGAACATCGCGTTGCGGGTGGAACTTCGGGACCGG